In one window of bacterium DNA:
- a CDS encoding branched-chain amino acid ABC transporter permease has protein sequence MSDHLVFLLLGLANGAVFASLALALVVTYRSSGVVNFATSAIALYGSYGFAFFRQGEFLVLIPGLPAKVDLGWEFPLPLAIVASLAMTAILGLLIYGLVFRPLRKAPAVAKAVASVGVLVVMTGIMGIRLGTRPVAVDDVFPSDIWTVGGVRVASDRIWFALTVVLVAVLLWALFRFTPFGLATRAAAETERGAYLAGLSPDRLAALNWMLSAAVAGGAGILIAPIVPLVPVAYSLFIIPALAAAILGRFQYMIPAVVGGLAIGMLQSDMQFLVASHDWLPGSGMPELIPLALILIVLVVRAAPLPGRGAVVQQTLGSAPRPVRRVNGLGVVGIVGAVAGLVLLDGSWRTALIMTFIFSMLSLS, from the coding sequence GTGAGCGACCATCTGGTCTTTCTGCTGCTTGGGCTGGCCAACGGCGCGGTGTTCGCGTCTTTAGCGCTTGCGTTGGTGGTTACCTATCGCAGTTCAGGAGTCGTGAACTTCGCTACCAGTGCTATTGCGCTGTACGGCTCGTATGGGTTCGCGTTCTTCCGGCAGGGAGAGTTCCTTGTTCTCATTCCCGGTCTGCCGGCCAAAGTGGACCTCGGCTGGGAGTTCCCGCTTCCGCTGGCGATCGTTGCGTCCCTGGCCATGACGGCCATACTCGGCCTGTTGATCTACGGGCTGGTCTTCCGGCCGCTGCGCAAGGCGCCGGCGGTGGCAAAGGCCGTGGCGTCGGTGGGCGTGTTGGTGGTTATGACCGGGATCATGGGCATCCGCCTCGGGACGCGGCCGGTGGCGGTGGACGACGTGTTCCCCTCTGACATCTGGACGGTCGGCGGCGTGCGGGTGGCGTCGGATCGCATCTGGTTCGCGCTGACCGTGGTGCTGGTCGCGGTCTTGCTGTGGGCGCTGTTCCGCTTCACGCCGTTCGGGCTGGCAACGCGCGCCGCTGCCGAGACCGAGCGAGGGGCATACCTTGCGGGGCTGTCACCCGACCGGCTCGCCGCGCTGAACTGGATGCTGAGCGCGGCCGTGGCTGGCGGCGCCGGCATCCTGATCGCGCCGATCGTTCCCCTGGTGCCGGTGGCTTATAGCCTCTTCATCATCCCCGCGCTGGCTGCGGCCATTCTCGGGAGATTCCAATACATGATCCCGGCGGTGGTCGGCGGGCTCGCCATCGGGATGCTCCAATCCGACATGCAGTTCCTCGTGGCGTCCCACGACTGGCTGCCGGGCTCGGGAATGCCCGAGCTCATCCCCCTCGCGTTGATATTGATCGTGCTCGTGGTGAGGGCGGCACCGCTGCCAGGCCGCGGTGCGGTGGTGCAGCAGACTCTGGGGAGCGCACCGAGGCCCGTCCGCCGCGTGAACGGGCTGGGCGTTGTGGGAATCGTCGGCGCGGTGGCCGGCTTGGTCCTGCTCGACGGTTCGTGGCGCACGGCGCTGATCATGACGTTCATCTTCTCGATGCTGTCGCTGTCGT